In Primulina eburnea isolate SZY01 chromosome 14, ASM2296580v1, whole genome shotgun sequence, the following proteins share a genomic window:
- the LOC140813229 gene encoding cellulose synthase-like protein G3 has product MFLFLLLPSHQHYIKPAAIQSVPPRNSAMAAASIHASFSQALTSRNSIMAPTLSLNTRTVQQPRAALSRLHMAFHFSAVSALLYYRISNLMHGNVPFLSWALITVSEIIFAFIWMLSQAFRWLPVLRTVAPENLPSDEKLPGIDVFICTADPKKEPVVEVMNTVLSAMALDYPVENLAVYLSDDGGAAVTLFAMKEACLFARSWLPFCRKYGIKTRCPEAYFSSAGDDERELNGGGDEFEANEERVQSNYEIFKRNVEKAGEIDESGGDDRPPHLEVIYDNKQNEEILDGQCKMPLLVYLSREKRPSYPHRFKAGALNALLRVSGIMSNAPYALVLDCDMYCNDPTSAKQAMCFHLDPKLSPSLSYAQFPQIFFNVSKNDIYDGQARAAYKTKYQGMDGLGGTVCAGTGYYLRKKALYCSPNHEDEFLLEPEKTFGFSTKLIDSVQALNTKKVNDREILSDSTVHEAKKLASCTYELNTGWGKDIGYSYECLLESTFTGYLMHCKGWKSVYLYPNRPCFLGCTTIDMKDALIQLMKWASGLVQVGLSRFSPLTYGMSRMSILQSMCYAYFALSHFFSVACLVYGTVPQLCFLAGVPLYPKVTSPWFAAFATVFLSSLAQHLYEVLSSGSSIGTMWNEERIWMIKSVTACLFGCLDVLMKYIGLARANFRLTNKYVEKEKLEKYEKGEFEFQGAKMFMIPLTMLVLLNLGCFVGGMKGLINKGNVGEMLGQGLLSSYILVLSRPILEGLIPKVGK; this is encoded by the exons ATGTTCCTGTTCTTGTTGCTACCTTCCCATCAACACTATATTAAACCAGCAGCGATCCAATCCGTCCCACCAAGAAACTCTGCAATGGCAGCCGCTTCAATTCACGCAAGCTTCAGCCAAGCCCTAACCTCAAGGAATTCAATCATGGCGCCAACTCTTTCTCTCAACACGCGAACAGTCCAGCAGCCACGGGCAGCCCTAAGCCGCCTGCACATGGCTTTTCATTTCTCGGCCGTATCAGCTCTACTTTACTACAGAATCTCGAATCTCATGCATGGAAATGTCCCCTTTCTTTCCTGGGCATTAATAACTGTTTCCGAGATTATTTTCGCCTTTATCTGGATGCTATCCCAGGCTTTCCGGTGGTTGCCCGTGCTGAGGACCGTGGCACCGGAGAATCTCCCCTCAGATGAGAAGCTCCCCGGGATAGACGTGTTTATTTGCACAGCGGATCCTAAGAAGGAGCCGGTGGTGGAGGTCATGAACACGGTTTTATCGGCCATGGCGCTTGACTACCCGGTGGAGAATCTGGCGGTGTATCTGTCGGATGACGGCGGTGCCGCAGTGACGTTGTTTGCAATGAAGGAGGCTTGCTTGTTTGCAAGGAGTTGGCTTCCATTTTGTAGGAAATATGGGATCAAAACTCGGTGTCCGGAGGCGTATTTTTCGTCCGCCGGAGATGACGAAAGGGAACTCAACGGCGGCGGTGATGAATTCGAGGCAAACGAGGAAAGAGTACAG TcaaattatgaaattttcaaaagaaaTGTGGAGAAAGCTGGTGAGATTGATGAATCCGGGGGGGACGACCGGCCACCTCATTTGGAG GTGATATATGATAACAAGCAAAATGAAGAAATATTAGATGGTCAATGTAAAATGCCACTTCTGGTTTACTTGTCTCGAGAGAAAAGACCATCCTATCCTCATCGCTTCAAAGCTGGTGCCCTCAATGCTCTT CTTCGAGTTTCCGGGATAATGAGCAATGCACCCTACGCTTTAGTCTTGGATTGTGACATGTACTGCAATGATCCTACCTCAGCTAAGCAAGCAATGTGCTTTCATCTTGATCCCAAATTATCGCCCTCCCTCTCCTACGCACAGTTTCCTCAGATCTTCTTCAATGTTAGTAAAAACGACATTTATGATGGCCAAGCAAGGGCAGCTTACAAG ACTAAGTATCAAGGCATGGATGGACTAGGAGGGACAGTTTGCGCTGGCACTGGATATTATTTGAGGAAGAAGGCTTTGTATTGCAGTCCTAATCATGAAG ATGAATTTCTTCTCGAGCCAGAAAAAACCTTTGGTTTCTCTACAAAGCTGATTGATTCCGTTCAAGCGCTGAATACAAAGAAAGTGAATGACAGGGAAATTTTATCAGATTCAACAGTACACGAAGCCAAAAAGCTCGCCTCTTGCACTTATGAACTGAATACTGGATGGGGGAAAGAT ATTGGCTATTCGTATGAATGTTTGCTGGAGAGCACATTCACTGGTTATCTCATGCACTGCAAAGGGTGGAAATCAGTTTATCTATACCCAAACAGGCCTTGTTTCTTGGGCTGCACAACTATCGACATGAAGGATGCCTTGATTCAGCTCATGAAATGGGCTTCAGGGTTGGTTCAAGTCGGGCTCTCGAGGTTTAGCCCGCTCACTTATGGCATGTCAAGAATGTCGATCCTGCAAAGCATGTGTTATGCATACTTTGCGCTCTCGCACTTTTTCTCCGTTGCTTGCTTGGTGTATGGCACAGTTCCTCAACTATGCTTCCTTGCCGGTGTTCCTTTGTATCCAAAG GTGACGAGCCCTTGGTTTGCAGCATTTGCAACAGTGTTCCTATCCTCTCTTGCCCAGCATTTATACGAAGTCCTCTCCAGTGGCAGCTCCATCGGGACAATGTGGAACGAAGAGCGAATTTGGATGATAAAATCAGTGACAGCCTGCCTGTTTGGATGCCTGGACGTGCTGATGAAATACATCGGCCTGGCGAGAGCAAATTTCAGGCTCACCAACAAATATGTGGAGAAAGAAAAGCTGGAGAAATACGAGAAAGGGGAGTTCGAGTTTCAGGGTGCCAAGATGTTCATGATACCATTGACAATGCTGGTATTGCTGAATTTGGGATGTTTTGTTGGGGGCATGAAAGGTTTGATTAATAAAGGGAATGTTGGGGAGATGCTTGGACAGGGTTTGCTTTCTTCATATATTCTTGTTCTCAGTCGACCAATCTTGGAGGGATTGATACCAAAAGTTGGGAAGTGA
- the LOC140812574 gene encoding protein WVD2-like 3 isoform X2: MGLEGSDVHIDKEPDGVIIYSNGVAHDSFCTNGVNVDTVSAGQVDVVQQYELNNLGPQLDDVLDDSTKIKEYEMKECNAEKLVENSELCQVDQHEPNLSIDFNMFDECTSSEGQKVADCYEETLICGKKVTKSADGSCKTKCTVPNPFALATEKLASGGTLSYGVDKDNITSGDKLSPVRASQHPTSGKHNLTSLHVVPRKPLLPDNKKQPDEDKCSVASRTTASARKLRTIVASAPVFKSSERAERRKEFYSKLEEKHQALEAEKTQCEARTKEEKDAAIKQLRKSLLFKATPMPSFYNEGPPPKVELKKPPPTRAKSPKLGRMKGSRDAKCSEKGTQEAHQGFTTCRNSPPKASTNRKFGVNIQNRTPSC; the protein is encoded by the exons ATGGGGCTTGAAGGTAGTGATGTTCATATTGACAAGGAGCCAGATGGTGTTATTATATACTCAAATGGCGTCGCCCATGATTCATTTTGCACAAATGGTGTCAACGTTGACACAGTGAGTGCTGGTCAAGTTGATGTGGTTCAGCAGTATGAGCTAAATAATCTGGGTCCGCAGCTTGATGATGTGTTGGACGACTCCACTAAAATAAAGGAATACGAAATGAAGGAATGCAATGCTGAAAAGTTGGTTGAAAATTCTGAACTTTGTCAAGTTGACCAACACGAGCCGAATTTGTCAATCGACTTTAACATGTTTGACGAGTGCACATCATCAGAAGGTCAAAAGGTGGCAGATTGCTATGAGGAGACACTGATCTGTGGAAAAAAGGTTACCAAATCTGCTGATGGAAGCTGTAAAACTAAATGCACAGTTCCAAATCCCTTTGCTCTGGCAACTGAAAAGCTTGCTTCAGGTGGAACTCTTTCGTATGGAGTTGATAAAGACAATATCACTTCTGGAGATAAATTATCTCCAGTTCGTGCTTCCCAACATCCAACTTCTGGAAAGCACAATTTA ACAAGCTTGCATGTTGTACCAAGGAAGCCTCTGCTACCTGATAACAAGAAACAACCGGATGAAGATAAGTGTTCTGTTGCCTCACG AACAACGGCATCTGCAAGAAAGTTAAGGACAATTGTTGCCTCAGCACCTGTGTTTAAGAGCAGTGAACGCGCTGAGAGAAGGAAGGAG TTCTACTCAAAATTGGAGGAGAAACATCAAGCACTTGAGGCTGAGAAAACTCAATGTGAGGCTAGGACTAAG GAAGAAAAGGATGCTGCGATTAAGCAACTAAGAAAGAGCTTGTTATTCAAAGCAACTCCGATGCCTAGTTTCTACAACGAGGGACCGCCACCCAAGGTTGAGTTGAAAAAG CCACCTCCAACTCGTGCAAAATCGCCCAAGTTGGGCCGAATGAAGGGCAGCCGtgatgcaaaatgttcagaaaaGGGAACTCAAGAAGCGCATCAAGGTTTCACCACTTGCAGAAATAGTCCTCCTAAGGCATCCACAAACAGAAAATTTGGGGTTAATATCCAGAATCGTACTCCTTCATGCTAA
- the LOC140812574 gene encoding protein WVD2-like 3 isoform X1 produces the protein MNLTGLRIRVMGLEGSDVHIDKEPDGVIIYSNGVAHDSFCTNGVNVDTVSAGQVDVVQQYELNNLGPQLDDVLDDSTKIKEYEMKECNAEKLVENSELCQVDQHEPNLSIDFNMFDECTSSEGQKVADCYEETLICGKKVTKSADGSCKTKCTVPNPFALATEKLASGGTLSYGVDKDNITSGDKLSPVRASQHPTSGKHNLTSLHVVPRKPLLPDNKKQPDEDKCSVASRTTASARKLRTIVASAPVFKSSERAERRKEFYSKLEEKHQALEAEKTQCEARTKEEKDAAIKQLRKSLLFKATPMPSFYNEGPPPKVELKKPPPTRAKSPKLGRMKGSRDAKCSEKGTQEAHQGFTTCRNSPPKASTNRKFGVNIQNRTPSC, from the exons ATGAATTTGACTGGACTCAGAATAAG AGTTATGGGGCTTGAAGGTAGTGATGTTCATATTGACAAGGAGCCAGATGGTGTTATTATATACTCAAATGGCGTCGCCCATGATTCATTTTGCACAAATGGTGTCAACGTTGACACAGTGAGTGCTGGTCAAGTTGATGTGGTTCAGCAGTATGAGCTAAATAATCTGGGTCCGCAGCTTGATGATGTGTTGGACGACTCCACTAAAATAAAGGAATACGAAATGAAGGAATGCAATGCTGAAAAGTTGGTTGAAAATTCTGAACTTTGTCAAGTTGACCAACACGAGCCGAATTTGTCAATCGACTTTAACATGTTTGACGAGTGCACATCATCAGAAGGTCAAAAGGTGGCAGATTGCTATGAGGAGACACTGATCTGTGGAAAAAAGGTTACCAAATCTGCTGATGGAAGCTGTAAAACTAAATGCACAGTTCCAAATCCCTTTGCTCTGGCAACTGAAAAGCTTGCTTCAGGTGGAACTCTTTCGTATGGAGTTGATAAAGACAATATCACTTCTGGAGATAAATTATCTCCAGTTCGTGCTTCCCAACATCCAACTTCTGGAAAGCACAATTTA ACAAGCTTGCATGTTGTACCAAGGAAGCCTCTGCTACCTGATAACAAGAAACAACCGGATGAAGATAAGTGTTCTGTTGCCTCACG AACAACGGCATCTGCAAGAAAGTTAAGGACAATTGTTGCCTCAGCACCTGTGTTTAAGAGCAGTGAACGCGCTGAGAGAAGGAAGGAG TTCTACTCAAAATTGGAGGAGAAACATCAAGCACTTGAGGCTGAGAAAACTCAATGTGAGGCTAGGACTAAG GAAGAAAAGGATGCTGCGATTAAGCAACTAAGAAAGAGCTTGTTATTCAAAGCAACTCCGATGCCTAGTTTCTACAACGAGGGACCGCCACCCAAGGTTGAGTTGAAAAAG CCACCTCCAACTCGTGCAAAATCGCCCAAGTTGGGCCGAATGAAGGGCAGCCGtgatgcaaaatgttcagaaaaGGGAACTCAAGAAGCGCATCAAGGTTTCACCACTTGCAGAAATAGTCCTCCTAAGGCATCCACAAACAGAAAATTTGGGGTTAATATCCAGAATCGTACTCCTTCATGCTAA
- the LOC140811914 gene encoding enoyl-CoA delta isomerase 2, peroxisomal-like, which translates to MCTIERRGQFFILTLTGVNKTDQEHRLNPSLISSIRSALAEVKSQAVDGSVLITLSEGKFFSNGFDLRHAQVVGVKSGSNQAAIDELLRMVDLFKGVVADLMALPMPTIAAVTGHAAAAGLMLAMSHDYVTMTSSRSVLYMSELDIGMTLPDYFIALIRGKVGSSSARRRLVLQAAKVRAEDAVDMGIVDSAHGSAEEVVAAAMRTGEELTKKKWSGKAYAGIRLALYPEVCGLLGLKDVTVTPSKL; encoded by the coding sequence ATGTGCACGATAGAGAGACGCGGCCAGTTTTTCATTCTGACGTTAACCGGCGTCAACAAAACAGATCAGGAGCACAGACTAAACCCTTCGCTGATTTCCTCGATCCGGTCGGCTCTAGCGGAAGTGAAGTCCCAAGCTGTTGACGGATCGGTTCTGATCACCTTATCCGAAGGCAAATTCTTCTCCAACGGCTTCGATCTGAGACATGCCCAAGTCGTTGGAGTTAAATCCGGCTCAAACCAGGCCGCCATAGACGAGCTGCTCCGTATGGTGGATCTGTTCAAAGGAGTCGTCGCCGACCTGATGGCTCTTCCTATGCCGACCATCGCCGCCGTCACTGGCCATGCCGCCGCGGCTGGGTTGATGTTAGCCATGAGCCACGACTACGTCACGATGACGTCGTCGAGGAGTGTGTTATACATGAGCGAGCTGGATATAGGCATGACTTTGCCGGATTATTTCATTGCTCTTATCAGGGGGAAAGTCGGATCCAGTTCGGCTCGGCGGAGATTGGTGCTTCAGGCTGCTAAGGTGAGGGCAGAGGATGCGGTGGATATGGGGATTGTTGACTCGGCGCACGGTAgcgcggaggaggtggtggCGGCTGCAATGCGCACGGGGGAGGAGTTGACGAAGAAGAAGTGGAGCGGGAAAGCGTATGCGGGTATTCGGCTTGCTCTGTACCCGGAGGTTTGCGGGTTATTGGGATTGAAGGATGTGACGGTAACGccttcaaaactttga
- the LOC140812522 gene encoding uncharacterized protein: protein MLNATGKLAARSEMERDNFGSISRKEVEMVSEPWILKIGNQVSSNLKHALYIENLAKSSNKKQGPPQRQIIGILSFEVANVMSKIIHLHKSLTENEISKLKNEILKSEGIKTLVSSDEKMLLELALLEKHDDLNRVASVVSRLGMKCTIPALQGFEHVYGDISSGVIDIKELGFLVKDMESMVRKMERYVNSTVSLYSEMEVMNELEVATKKFEQNQHEESRKAFEQKLTWQKQDVKHLKDVSLWNRTYDKVVELLARTVCTVCARIHIVFGDGLPKSDASNLLVFRSQVGLSRTLGPVTKDSGRRSSHLDVLREVQGDASLIKSTSTKCNCYNLARSNVEERLKRRPASFRPNLGSQKGERGLFSHEGFNLPCGMSPGRMFMECISLSSSASKVDDDDAIYDDKSSQISGCFSASGVASEHPNCSGCFVHHINGGPSSRDRRKFKGNSVNSKRFGLRSKLLVYAPPSTVGGSALALHYANVIIVIEKLLRYPHLVGEEARDDLYKMLPTSLRKNLKTKLKSYVKHLAIYDAPLAHDWRDRLDAMLKWLAPLAHSMIRWQSERNFEQHQIVTRTNVLLLQTLYFADREKTEAAICELLFGLNYMCRYEQQQNALLDCASSFDFEDCMEWQSRVGASFHS from the coding sequence ATGCTAAATGCCACTGGAAAACTAGCTGCCAGATCTGAAATGGAACGTGATAATTTTGGATCTATTTCTCGAAAGGAGGTGGAAATGGTATCAGAACCTTGGATATTAAAAATTGGTAATCAGGTGAGTAGTAATTTGAAGCATGCTTTATATATTGAAAATTTAGCTAAATCATCGAACAAAAAACAAGGGCCGCCACAGAGACAAATTATAGGAATACTTTCTTTTGAAGTTGCTAATGTCATGTCTAAGATTATACATTTGCACAAATCTTTGACTGAAAATGAGATTTCTAAGCTCAAGAATGAGATCTTAAAGTCTGAGGGCATTAAAACACTTGTGTCTAGTGACGAAAAGATGCTTCTTGAACTGGCGCTTCTGGAGAAACATGATGATTTGAATAGAGTTGCTAGCGTCGTGTCCAGGTTAGGGATGAAATGCACAATCCCAGCATTGCAGGGATTTGAGCATGTGTATGGGGATATTAGTTCTGGGGTGATTGACATCAAGGAGTTGGGGTTTTTGGTTAAAGATATGGAGAGTATGGTGAGGAAAATGGAGCGGTATGTGAATTCTACTGTGAGTTTGTATAGTGAAATGGAGGTTATGAATGAGCTGGAGGTCGCCACAAAGAAGTTTGAGCAGAACCAGCATGAGGAGAGTAGGAAAGCTTTTGAACAGAAGTTGACATGGCAGAAACAAGACGTGAAGCATTTGAAGGATGTTTCGCTGTGGAATCGGACATATGACAAGGTTGTGGAGCTGTTAGCAAGGACCGTTTGTACAGTTTGTGCACGGATTCATATCGTCTTTGGCGACGGCCTTCCGAAGAGTGATGCTTCTAATCTGTTGGTTTTCAGATCACAAGTTGGTTTAAGCAGGACTTTGGGGCCTGTCACAAAAGATTCTGGGCGGAGATCCAGTCACTTGGATGTACTTAGGGAAGTTCAAGGAGATGCTAGTTTGATAAAGTCCACTTCAACCAAGTGTAATTGTTATAATCTTGCAAGGTCTAATGTAGAAGAGAGGTTGAAGCGGAGGCCTGCAAGCTTTAGACCAAATTTGGGATCGCAGAAAGGTGAACGAGGTTTATTCAGTCATGAAGGTTTCAACCTTCCATGTGGTATGAGTCCAGGGAGGATGTTCATGGAATGCATAAGTTTGAGCAGTTCCGCATCTAAagtggatgatgatgatgccaTTTATGACGATAAAAGTAGCCAAATTTCAGGTTGTTTTAGTGCAAGTGGTGTGGCAAGCGAGCATCCCAATTGTTCAGGATGCTTTGTTCACCACATCAATGGCGGTCCTTCCAGCAGAGACCGGAGGAAGTTCAAAGGCAATTCGGTCAATAGTAAGAGGTTTGGGCTGAGGAGTAAGTTACTGGTGTATGCCCCTCCTAGCACTGTTGGAGGATCTGCTTTAGCTTTGCATTATGCCAATGTTATAATTGTCATAGAGAAGCTGCTTCGCTACCCACATTTGGTTGGTGAAGAAGCTAGAGATGATTTATATAAGATGCTCCCAACGAGCCTAAGAAAAAACTTGAAGACTAAATTGAAGTCTTATGTTAAACATTTGGCTATTTACGATGCACCTCTGGCACATGATTGGAGGGACAGGCTTGATGCAATGCTTAAATGGCTTGCCCCGCTGGCACATAGCATGATCAGGTGGCAGAGTGAGCGCAATTTCGAACAACATCAAATTGTCACTAGGACTAATGTTCTTTTGCTACAGACATTGTATTTTGCTGATCGTGAGAAGACAGAAGCAGCTATCTGCGAGTTACTTTTTGGTTTAAATTATATGTGTCGGTATGAGCAGCAACAAAATGCGTTGCTGGATTGTGCTAGTAGTTTTGATTTTGAAGACTGCATGGAGTGGCAATCAAGGGTTGGCGCATCGTTTCATTCTTGA